The Glycine soja cultivar W05 chromosome 3, ASM419377v2, whole genome shotgun sequence genome window below encodes:
- the LOC114405141 gene encoding pentatricopeptide repeat-containing protein At2g42920, chloroplastic-like, whose product MSRTALLTISLKPMINGYVKNKRLIEALELFHKMQRQRVQPSEFTMVSLLSACTHLGALQHGEWVHDYVKRGHFELNVIVLTTIIGMYCKCGAIVKGIQGQSNTHNICGMVYFAMMLEA is encoded by the coding sequence ATGTCCAGAACTGCTTTACTCACAATTAGTTTAAAACCTATGATTAATGGATATGTTAAGAATAAGAGGCTCATAGAGGCATTGGAGCTTTTCCACAAGATGCAGAGACAAAGGGTTCAGCCTAGTGAATTTACAATGGTGAGTCTGTTAAGTGCTTGTACTCATTTAGGAGCACTTCAACATGGGGAATGGGTTCATGATTATGTAAAAAGGGGTCATTTTGAGTTGAATGTCATTGTTCTCACAACAATTATTGGCATGTACTGCAAGTGTGGAGCTATTGTAAAGGGTATTCAAGGGCAATCAAATACCCACAATATCTGTGGGATGGTATATTTTGCAATGATGCTAGAAGCATAA
- the LOC114406462 gene encoding transcription factor bHLH18-like isoform X1, whose translation MEDSWENWISSLEMGEDNNSNGQSHTNSLDRDKLLTGIDLEPPDFSFHQSDHHHHHTYTMSYNHHHSNNNDFPTTSTMGSSSLSYDEDASFDERHGKMLKCNSSNSINISQDVANSHIPSSSSAPSKSTFILSFENSTVEPALHDRVPNYYNNSPNKHFEATCSSLLSSEITLISSDHVITKPKAKQGAKKYRTSSEIKDHIMAERKRRQDLTERFIALSATIPGLKKTDKAYILQEAITYMKQLQERVKVLENENKRKTTYSKIFIKKSQVCSREEATSSCETNSNYRSTPPPLPQVEARMLEKEVLIGIHCQKQKDIVLKIMALLQNLHLSLASSSVLPFGTSTVKVTIIAQMGDKYGMTVNDLVKRLRQDLLKSHDIQESHSKECQI comes from the exons ATGGAAGACTCGTGGGAGAATTGGATTTCTTCTTTG GAAATGGGTGAAGACAACAATTCCAATGGTCAATCTCACACTAACTCACTGGATCGGGATAAGCTCCTCACTGGGATTGACCTAGAGCCACCAGATTTCTCATTTCATCAAAgtgaccaccaccaccaccacactTATACCATGTCATATAATCATCATCATAGTAATAACAATGATTTTCCCACTACAAGCACCATGGGAAGTAGTAGCTTATCCTATGATGAAGATGCAAGCTTTGATGAGAGGCATGGCAAAATGCTCAAGTGTAATAGCTCAAACTCCATCAATATTTCTCAAGATGTTGCCAATTCACACATACCCTCCTCCTCTTCAGCACCTTCCAAATCTACCTTCATTTTGTCCTTTGAAAACTCAACTGTTGAACCTGCCCTCCATGATAGAGtacctaattattataataattcccCTAATAAGCATTTTGAGGCCACATGTTCTTCCCTTTTGAGCTCAGAAATAACACTCATCAGCAGTGACCATGTCATCACTAAACCAAAAGCAAAGCAAGGGGCCAAGAAGTATAGAACCTCATCAGAGATCAAAGATCACATAATGGCTGAGAGGAAAAGGAGACAAGACCTCACTGAGAGGTTCATTGCACTTTCTGCCACCATACCCGGATTGAAGAAG acaGACAAGGCCTATATACTTCAAGAAGCTATCACATATATGAAACAACTTCAGGAGAGAGTGAAAGTGCTAGAGAATGAGAACAAGAGGAAAACAACATATTCAAAAATATTCATCAAGAAATCACAAGTGTGCTCAAGAGAAGAAGCCACATCATCATGTGAAACAAACTCTAATTATAGATCCACGCCACCACCACTACCTCAAGTTGAAGCAAGAATGTTGGAAAAGGAAGTTCTCATTGGAATCCACTGCCAGAAACAAAAGGATATTGTGCTCAAAATCATGGCCTTGCTTCAAAATCTCCATCTCTCTCTTGCTAGTAGTAGTGTATTGCCATTTGGGACTTCTACAGTAAAAGTTACAATCATTGCCCAG ATGGGCGACAAATACGGTATGACAGTGAATGATCTAGTAAAAAGACTGAGGCAAGATCTCTTGAAGTCACATGACATTCAAGAGTCACATTCCAAAGAGTGCCAAATATGA
- the LOC114406462 gene encoding transcription factor bHLH18-like isoform X2: MEDSWENWISSLEMGEDNNSNGQSHTNSLDRDKLLTGIDLEPPDFSFHQSDHHHHHTYTMSYNHHHSNNNDFPTTSTMGSSSLSYDEDASFDERHGKMLKCNSSNSINISQDVANSHIPSSSSAPSKSTFILSFENSTVEPALHDRVPNYYNNSPNKHFEATCSSLLSSEITLISSDHVITKPKAKQGAKKYRTSSEIKDHIMAERKRRQDLTERFIALSATIPGLKKERVKVLENENKRKTTYSKIFIKKSQVCSREEATSSCETNSNYRSTPPPLPQVEARMLEKEVLIGIHCQKQKDIVLKIMALLQNLHLSLASSSVLPFGTSTVKVTIIAQMGDKYGMTVNDLVKRLRQDLLKSHDIQESHSKECQI; encoded by the exons ATGGAAGACTCGTGGGAGAATTGGATTTCTTCTTTG GAAATGGGTGAAGACAACAATTCCAATGGTCAATCTCACACTAACTCACTGGATCGGGATAAGCTCCTCACTGGGATTGACCTAGAGCCACCAGATTTCTCATTTCATCAAAgtgaccaccaccaccaccacactTATACCATGTCATATAATCATCATCATAGTAATAACAATGATTTTCCCACTACAAGCACCATGGGAAGTAGTAGCTTATCCTATGATGAAGATGCAAGCTTTGATGAGAGGCATGGCAAAATGCTCAAGTGTAATAGCTCAAACTCCATCAATATTTCTCAAGATGTTGCCAATTCACACATACCCTCCTCCTCTTCAGCACCTTCCAAATCTACCTTCATTTTGTCCTTTGAAAACTCAACTGTTGAACCTGCCCTCCATGATAGAGtacctaattattataataattcccCTAATAAGCATTTTGAGGCCACATGTTCTTCCCTTTTGAGCTCAGAAATAACACTCATCAGCAGTGACCATGTCATCACTAAACCAAAAGCAAAGCAAGGGGCCAAGAAGTATAGAACCTCATCAGAGATCAAAGATCACATAATGGCTGAGAGGAAAAGGAGACAAGACCTCACTGAGAGGTTCATTGCACTTTCTGCCACCATACCCGGATTGAAGAAG GAGAGAGTGAAAGTGCTAGAGAATGAGAACAAGAGGAAAACAACATATTCAAAAATATTCATCAAGAAATCACAAGTGTGCTCAAGAGAAGAAGCCACATCATCATGTGAAACAAACTCTAATTATAGATCCACGCCACCACCACTACCTCAAGTTGAAGCAAGAATGTTGGAAAAGGAAGTTCTCATTGGAATCCACTGCCAGAAACAAAAGGATATTGTGCTCAAAATCATGGCCTTGCTTCAAAATCTCCATCTCTCTCTTGCTAGTAGTAGTGTATTGCCATTTGGGACTTCTACAGTAAAAGTTACAATCATTGCCCAG ATGGGCGACAAATACGGTATGACAGTGAATGATCTAGTAAAAAGACTGAGGCAAGATCTCTTGAAGTCACATGACATTCAAGAGTCACATTCCAAAGAGTGCCAAATATGA